In Malaclemys terrapin pileata isolate rMalTer1 chromosome 10, rMalTer1.hap1, whole genome shotgun sequence, the following are encoded in one genomic region:
- the NME4 gene encoding nucleoside diphosphate kinase, mitochondrial, whose amino-acid sequence MGFFQRCVARSLLQGQRSLGGSTPGSERLKPEAAAPAARSLGPGSRRPYSAGIPGIQERTLVAVKPDGVQRRLVGDVIKRFERRGFKLVGMKLLQANEGILAEHYHELRRKPFYPALIHYMTSGPVVAMVWEGYNVVRTSRAMVGDTDSAEAKPGTIRGDFSIHVSRNIVHASDSVETAQREISLWFHSSELVDWDCCDYSNTYQL is encoded by the exons ATGGGCTTCTTCCAGCGCTGCGTGGCCAGGAGCCTCCTGCAGGGCCAGCGGAGTCTGGGCGGCTCCACGCCGGGCTCGGAGCGCCTTAAGCCGGAGGCGGCGGCGCCAGCAGCCCGCTCCCTGGGGCCTGGCTCCAGGCGCCCCTACAGCGCCG GGATCCCTGGGATCCAGGAGCGGACACTGGTGGCGGTGAAGCCGGACGGAGTGCAGAGGAGGCTGGTCGGTGACGTGATCAAGCGCTTTGAGAGGCGCGGATTCAAGCTAGTTGGCATGAAGCTGCTCCAG gccaatgaggggaTCTTGGCAGAACATTACCATGAGCTGCGGAGGAAGCCCTTCTACCCAGCACTGATCCATTACATGACCTCAGGCCCAGTGGTTGCCATG GTGTGGGAAGGTTACAATGTGGTCAGGACTTCCAGGGCCATGGTAGGAGATACCGACTCCGCTGAAGCCAAGCCTGGGACGATCCGGGGAGATTTCAGCATCCATGTCAGCAG GAACATCGTTCACGCCAGTGACTCAGTGGAGACGGCCCAGAGGGAGATCAGTTTGTGGTTTCACAGCAGCGAGTTGGTGGACTGGGACTGCTGTGACTACAGTAACACTtaccagctctga